In Candidatus Syntrophoarchaeum caldarius, the following are encoded in one genomic region:
- a CDS encoding tryptophan synthase subunit beta, producing the protein MSEGKFGKFGGMFAPEILVPSLKELDAAFKRFCSDENSKKELEYYLTEFAGRETPLYFCSNLSREYGCKIYLKREDLVHGGAHKLNNTLGQALLAKYMGKTRLIAETGAGQHGIATAIAGASLGMKVDVYMGSVDMERQRLNVFRMKLMGANVIPVETGSRTLKDAINEAMRDWITNVENTYYLIGSVVGPHPYPVIVREFQRVIGKETRRQILESEGKLPDAIVACVGGGSNAIGIFYDFLKDMNVNLIGVEAAGEGLDTEMHSASCCMGTDGVLHGAFTKILQDDDGQIKTSHSVAPGLDYPGVGPEHVYLQEQGRVNYVAVDDSETLDAFEILCKKEGILPALESAHALAHALKIADEFKDGIIVVNLSGRGDKDVETFAAKRGVLV; encoded by the coding sequence GTGAGTGAAGGTAAGTTTGGGAAGTTCGGTGGGATGTTTGCACCTGAGATACTTGTTCCATCGCTTAAGGAACTTGATGCAGCGTTTAAACGCTTCTGCAGTGATGAAAATTCTAAAAAGGAGCTTGAATATTATTTAACTGAGTTTGCAGGAAGAGAAACACCGCTTTACTTCTGTTCAAACTTAAGCAGAGAATATGGCTGTAAGATCTATCTCAAACGGGAAGATCTTGTGCATGGTGGTGCGCACAAGCTGAACAATACGCTCGGACAGGCACTTCTTGCAAAATACATGGGTAAGACCCGTTTGATCGCAGAGACAGGAGCAGGTCAGCATGGTATTGCAACAGCTATAGCAGGTGCATCGCTCGGCATGAAAGTCGATGTCTACATGGGAAGCGTTGATATGGAACGCCAGCGGCTGAACGTCTTCAGGATGAAGCTGATGGGTGCAAACGTGATTCCTGTTGAGACAGGTTCAAGGACGCTGAAGGATGCGATAAATGAGGCGATGCGTGACTGGATCACAAATGTGGAGAATACTTACTATCTCATCGGTTCGGTCGTTGGACCCCATCCATATCCAGTGATCGTCCGTGAGTTTCAGCGTGTAATAGGGAAGGAAACGCGCAGACAGATACTTGAATCTGAGGGAAAGCTTCCCGATGCGATTGTTGCATGTGTGGGAGGCGGGTCAAATGCGATCGGGATATTCTATGACTTTTTAAAAGACATGAATGTAAACCTTATCGGAGTTGAAGCCGCAGGAGAGGGGCTTGATACCGAGATGCACTCAGCATCCTGCTGTATGGGGACAGACGGCGTGCTTCATGGTGCGTTCACAAAGATCCTTCAGGATGATGACGGACAGATCAAGACCTCACACTCAGTTGCGCCAGGGCTTGATTATCCAGGCGTGGGACCCGAGCACGTCTATCTTCAGGAGCAGGGAAGGGTTAACTATGTTGCAGTGGACGATTCAGAGACACTTGATGCCTTTGAGATTCTGTGTAAAAAAGAGGGGATCCTGCCAGCTCTTGAGTCTGCACACGCACTCGCTCATGCATTGAAGATTGCTGATGAGTTCAAAGACGGTATCATCGTTGTCAACCTATCGGGCAGGGGAGATAAAGATGTTGAGACCTTTGCAGCAAAACGGGGGGTTCTTGTATGA
- a CDS encoding Signal recognition particle, SRP19 subunit, producing MSKRETVIWPTYLDKKVSRSGGRRIPRKISVKSPKLEEIAKALRKLGIEPMIEKEKAYPRRWWGEKGRILIEKPESKEKLLREVAVKIREMRGV from the coding sequence ATGAGTAAGCGAGAGACTGTGATCTGGCCCACATATCTTGATAAAAAGGTCTCGAGAAGTGGTGGTCGAAGGATACCGCGAAAAATCTCTGTCAAATCCCCGAAGCTTGAAGAGATCGCTAAGGCGCTTCGCAAACTTGGAATTGAACCCATGATCGAGAAGGAAAAGGCATATCCCAGGCGATGGTGGGGCGAAAAGGGTAGAATCCTTATTGAAAAGCCTGAATCCAAAGAAAAACTCTTGAGAGAGGTTGCTGTGAAAATACGAGAGATGAGAGGTGTATAA
- a CDS encoding Adenosylcobinamide amidohydrolase, CbiZ domain protein, translating to MWEIRQFEDAIAISSSESFRALSSAVYNGGYRECAAIVNVHVGLDYDHEDPIADLIKRISEMGFNPEKSIGMMTAVDMENAVIEEGDGVTAVITAGLSNPATADFGTINIILLTAGFMTEAAMANAIITATEAKTAALIDLDARTGDIKRTSFVTGTTTDSVVVASFGDENSDLIEYTGLATPIGAEIGKIVKKGVRHAIELQEKIPLKRKVIDRLHERGINLDDMVDCGMSLYIGDDPASVSGRLKSGIEDALMDVNIESLMIAAMRLEEEVYAGRICGLNDPDPVYLLADELIGIAIAEYIAGSRGLFNFTQYDQKKPGILSRLGPFLDDAIGGLVAGVMSDIFNHDVEAYPDGE from the coding sequence ATGTGGGAGATAAGGCAGTTTGAGGATGCAATTGCGATAAGTTCAAGCGAGAGCTTTCGAGCATTGAGTTCTGCGGTTTACAACGGTGGATACCGTGAGTGTGCGGCGATCGTGAACGTTCATGTTGGGCTTGATTATGATCATGAAGATCCGATCGCAGATCTAATAAAGAGGATCAGCGAGATGGGTTTTAATCCCGAAAAGAGCATCGGTATGATGACGGCGGTTGATATGGAAAATGCGGTCATTGAAGAGGGGGATGGGGTTACAGCCGTAATAACTGCTGGGCTGTCAAATCCCGCCACCGCAGACTTTGGGACGATAAATATAATTCTACTTACGGCGGGATTTATGACTGAAGCCGCGATGGCAAATGCGATAATAACCGCAACCGAAGCAAAGACTGCGGCGCTGATCGATCTTGACGCAAGAACAGGAGATATTAAGAGAACATCGTTTGTTACAGGCACGACAACAGATAGCGTGGTAGTGGCATCTTTTGGTGATGAAAACTCAGATCTAATCGAGTACACAGGGCTTGCAACCCCCATCGGTGCTGAGATTGGGAAAATAGTGAAAAAAGGTGTTAGGCACGCGATCGAGCTTCAGGAGAAGATTCCACTCAAACGAAAGGTGATCGATCGATTGCATGAGCGTGGAATAAATCTCGATGATATGGTAGATTGTGGGATGTCGCTCTACATAGGAGATGATCCAGCTTCTGTGAGTGGTAGGTTAAAATCCGGGATCGAAGATGCCCTGATGGATGTCAACATCGAATCACTGATGATCGCCGCGATGAGGCTTGAGGAGGAGGTGTATGCAGGAAGGATCTGCGGGCTCAATGATCCAGATCCTGTTTATCTTCTTGCAGATGAGCTTATCGGGATCGCGATCGCAGAGTATATTGCAGGATCGAGGGGGTTATTCAACTTCACACAGTATGACCAGAAGAAGCCAGGAATCCTCTCAAGGCTTGGTCCCTTTCTCGATGATGCTATAGGTGGCCTGGTCGCAGGTGTGATGAGTGATATCTTCAACCATGATGTGGAGGCGTATCCCGATGGTGAGTGA
- a CDS encoding 3-isopropylmalate dehydratase, large subunit produces MIGVGGSDFMATIAEKILGSKAIDGKKEVAAGEIVACKIDYVMVNDVTGVPAFEVFEELNHSMQRERVVAIADHYVPNKDLASAKQAKALQDYCIKYGIENYYWPGDGGVCHQVMIEEGFAAPGRLIVGADSHTCSYGALGAFSTGIGSTEAAAVMATGELWFKVPETQRFIVDGKLRRYVSGKDIILHILGDIGVSGSLYRAQEFYGSAIESLPLADRITICNMAIEAGAKAGIIPPDDKVFEYLKGRVRGDYTPVYADKDAEYEDTFRYEAEKIPSTVAAPFLPDNTSPARDLDVVIDQAYLGSCTNGRIEDLRIAAAIVKGRKVKRNVRMIVVPATQQVYLQAIREGLLEIFASAGAFVSGPTCGACLGGYMGVLDAGEVCVSSTNRNFVGRMGHKDSLVYLASPAVVAASAIAGKITDPEDL; encoded by the coding sequence TTGATTGGTGTTGGAGGCTCTGATTTTATGGCGACAATCGCAGAAAAGATACTTGGTAGTAAAGCAATCGACGGTAAGAAGGAGGTGGCCGCGGGCGAGATCGTTGCGTGCAAGATCGATTATGTAATGGTTAACGACGTCACAGGCGTACCTGCGTTTGAGGTATTTGAGGAACTTAACCATTCGATGCAACGAGAACGCGTGGTTGCCATCGCAGATCACTACGTCCCAAACAAAGACCTCGCATCAGCAAAACAGGCGAAAGCCCTGCAGGATTACTGTATAAAGTACGGGATCGAGAACTACTACTGGCCAGGGGATGGCGGGGTTTGCCACCAGGTCATGATCGAGGAGGGATTTGCAGCGCCAGGCAGGCTTATTGTTGGTGCTGACTCACACACATGCTCATACGGTGCACTTGGCGCATTCTCAACTGGCATCGGGTCAACAGAGGCTGCTGCAGTGATGGCAACAGGCGAACTCTGGTTCAAGGTTCCCGAAACCCAGCGGTTCATCGTGGATGGTAAACTCAGACGGTATGTATCTGGAAAAGATATTATACTGCACATTCTGGGTGATATAGGTGTATCTGGATCACTCTACAGGGCACAGGAATTTTATGGATCTGCGATTGAGTCGCTGCCGCTTGCTGATCGAATCACGATATGTAATATGGCGATCGAGGCCGGTGCCAAGGCTGGAATCATTCCACCAGATGATAAAGTCTTTGAATATCTCAAAGGAAGGGTCAGGGGAGATTATACTCCCGTGTATGCCGATAAGGACGCAGAGTATGAGGATACATTCAGGTATGAAGCCGAGAAAATCCCATCAACAGTGGCAGCACCATTTCTCCCAGATAACACATCACCTGCGCGGGATCTGGATGTTGTGATCGATCAGGCATATCTCGGATCATGCACCAACGGGCGGATCGAGGATCTGAGAATTGCAGCAGCGATTGTGAAGGGAAGAAAGGTGAAACGCAATGTTCGGATGATCGTCGTTCCTGCAACTCAGCAGGTGTATCTTCAGGCAATCAGAGAAGGACTTCTTGAGATATTTGCATCTGCTGGTGCGTTTGTATCAGGCCCGACCTGTGGTGCATGTCTTGGAGGGTACATGGGAGTTCTTGATGCAGGCGAGGTCTGTGTCAGTTCGACAAACAGAAATTTCGTGGGTCGTATGGGTCACAAAGATTCTCTTGTCTATTTAGCTTCTCCTGCTGTGGTAGCTGCAAGTGCGATCGCAGGCAAAATCACAGACCCAGAAGATCTCTGA
- a CDS encoding ribonuclease J — protein sequence MVDIGIIAVGGYNGVGRNMTAIRVGKEIIIMDMGIRLDRVQIHEDVEIERMHSLDLIQMGAIPDDTIMNQIDGNVIAIICTHGHLDHIGAISKLAHRYKAPIIATPFTTELISQQLKSERKFRIDNTLIRLNAGETYRISDKVELEFIRVQHSIPDCVFAALHTPEGTILYANDFKIDRYPILDDPLDENRLRRLGKEGVLAMIVESTRVDVNGKTPSETVAKDLVLDVVTGIGDAEAGMIVTTFSSHIARISSVIEASKKAGRKPVLLGRSMGRYTEVAKKMGYLKFTDELSVISDRRQIDKTLKQIMIEGKEKFLPIVTGHQGEPGAILSRIGDGDTAYEVEKGDKIIFSAAVIPTPLNAANRYALETKLKMKGARIYSNIHVSGHAAREDHWELIKMVNPTHIIPSHGSLSMTGSYAELAEELGYVLGEDVHLLRNGQEITLR from the coding sequence ATGGTGGATATTGGAATAATAGCGGTTGGCGGGTATAACGGGGTAGGGAGAAATATGACTGCCATCCGCGTCGGTAAAGAAATTATTATAATGGATATGGGCATCAGGCTCGATCGGGTGCAGATCCACGAAGATGTTGAGATAGAACGGATGCACTCGCTCGACCTGATCCAGATGGGTGCAATACCGGATGATACGATCATGAACCAGATCGATGGGAACGTGATTGCGATCATCTGCACACACGGGCATTTAGATCATATTGGGGCGATCTCAAAGCTTGCACACCGCTACAAAGCACCCATAATCGCAACACCATTCACGACAGAGCTAATCTCCCAGCAACTCAAATCAGAGCGAAAGTTCAGGATTGATAACACACTTATCAGGTTAAATGCTGGTGAGACCTACAGGATCTCTGATAAGGTGGAACTTGAGTTCATCCGTGTCCAGCACTCGATCCCCGACTGCGTATTTGCGGCTCTACACACACCAGAAGGAACGATACTGTACGCAAACGATTTTAAGATCGATAGATACCCAATCCTCGATGATCCTCTTGATGAGAACAGATTGCGAAGACTTGGGAAAGAGGGTGTACTCGCGATGATCGTTGAGTCCACCCGCGTGGATGTTAATGGTAAAACTCCTTCGGAGACAGTTGCAAAGGATCTTGTACTGGATGTTGTGACAGGAATAGGTGATGCTGAAGCAGGTATGATTGTTACAACCTTCTCCTCTCATATTGCGCGGATATCATCAGTGATAGAGGCAAGTAAAAAGGCGGGGCGTAAACCTGTACTTCTTGGACGTTCGATGGGTAGATACACAGAGGTTGCAAAAAAAATGGGATATCTCAAATTCACAGATGAATTGAGCGTAATATCAGATCGCAGACAGATTGACAAAACCTTAAAGCAGATCATGATCGAAGGGAAGGAAAAGTTCCTGCCGATCGTAACTGGACACCAGGGTGAGCCAGGGGCGATTCTATCACGAATAGGCGACGGAGATACAGCATACGAGGTGGAAAAAGGAGATAAAATTATATTTTCAGCTGCGGTAATTCCCACACCACTCAACGCGGCTAACAGGTATGCACTGGAGACAAAACTGAAAATGAAGGGTGCAAGGATTTACAGCAACATCCATGTCTCAGGACATGCAGCACGGGAGGATCACTGGGAGTTGATAAAGATGGTGAACCCAACCCATATAATACCATCACATGGTTCACTCTCAATGACAGGTTCTTACGCTGAGCTTGCAGAAGAGCTTGGATATGTGCTTGGCGAGGATGTACATCTGTTGAGAAACGGTCAGGAGATAACACTTAGATGA
- a CDS encoding serralysin → MTIIEELSEYRELFERSYPRYLTGRTPEIHYKIMIELMERGGKRLRPVLSMLSTELVGGRVEDVIPVAVALELFHNSTLLHDDIEDDSMLRRGKPTMHRIYGMPLALNAGDGLYGLSYEILLECRAIHGLERSWKIFSSFARMHVALVEGQAMDISFRSQPDIDEAWVIELLRKKTGALFGASAYCGAIAGGADESIASDLFKMWENVGIAFQIRDDLLNLIGEEEKYGKKIGDDISEGKPTLILMHAMKNGSNAERERIIESLNRPYNEKQIRDVIKIFEKTNAFEYAKDVADSFLREIFSIADRIPPSRERELMVKLAKYVVEREV, encoded by the coding sequence ATGACGATCATTGAAGAGCTGAGTGAGTATCGGGAACTATTTGAGAGGTCATACCCCAGATACCTAACTGGTAGAACTCCTGAGATTCACTATAAGATTATGATTGAGTTGATGGAGCGAGGCGGAAAACGACTCAGACCTGTTCTGTCTATGTTATCAACAGAACTTGTTGGCGGCAGGGTTGAAGATGTTATTCCTGTTGCCGTTGCGCTTGAGTTATTCCACAACTCCACGCTCCTGCATGATGATATAGAGGATGACAGCATGCTCAGGCGGGGCAAGCCGACAATGCACAGGATCTATGGTATGCCACTCGCCCTCAACGCAGGAGATGGACTTTACGGGTTGTCTTACGAGATTCTTCTGGAATGCAGGGCAATACATGGTCTTGAAAGATCGTGGAAGATATTTTCTTCCTTTGCCCGAATGCATGTGGCACTTGTTGAGGGGCAGGCGATGGATATCAGCTTCAGATCACAGCCTGATATAGATGAAGCGTGGGTGATTGAGCTTCTCAGAAAAAAGACCGGTGCCCTCTTTGGTGCGTCGGCATACTGTGGGGCGATCGCAGGGGGGGCTGATGAGTCGATCGCATCAGATCTTTTCAAGATGTGGGAGAATGTTGGTATTGCATTCCAGATACGGGACGATCTGCTCAACTTAATAGGGGAGGAGGAGAAATATGGCAAAAAAATTGGTGATGACATATCTGAAGGTAAACCAACACTGATCCTGATGCACGCCATGAAAAATGGATCGAATGCCGAAAGAGAGCGTATCATCGAGTCACTCAACAGACCGTATAACGAAAAGCAGATCAGAGATGTAATCAAAATATTTGAGAAGACCAATGCATTTGAATATGCAAAAGATGTGGCAGATTCTTTTCTCAGAGAGATATTCTCGATCGCTGATCGGATTCCACCAAGCCGTGAACGGGAACTGATGGTTAAGCTTGCGAAGTATGTCGTTGAACGCGAGGTGTAA
- a CDS encoding acetyltransferase, whose translation MANRVRKAKVSDVPAIKKLIDHYARKNIILQRSLNDIYENLRSFFVYTTPGGEIRGCCALHIIWKDLGEIRSLAVDEHLTGEGVGSALLEAALLEAKDLGLEKVFTLTLSRDFFKNHGFREVPKDTLPHKVWGWCLRCPKFPDCDEVAFVIDV comes from the coding sequence ATGGCGAACCGGGTCAGGAAGGCGAAAGTAAGTGATGTTCCAGCGATAAAAAAACTGATCGATCACTATGCAAGAAAGAATATTATCCTCCAACGATCTTTGAATGATATCTACGAGAATTTGAGGAGCTTTTTTGTCTATACAACTCCAGGGGGTGAGATTAGAGGCTGCTGTGCGCTACACATAATATGGAAAGATCTTGGCGAGATACGCTCGCTTGCGGTGGACGAGCATCTGACGGGAGAAGGTGTGGGATCAGCACTTCTTGAGGCAGCACTTCTTGAGGCAAAGGATCTTGGACTTGAGAAGGTCTTCACACTCACGCTCAGCCGTGATTTCTTCAAAAATCATGGGTTCAGGGAGGTTCCCAAGGATACACTCCCGCATAAGGTCTGGGGCTGGTGTCTCAGGTGTCCGAAGTTTCCTGACTGTGATGAGGTGGCATTTGTGATAGATGTGTAA
- a CDS encoding class V aminotransferase — MDLEDEIIMLPGPVPVAPRILRAMSRPMINHRGEEFKEIFGRIEKGLKEIMQTENDVFVLSGSGSCAMEAAISNIIKNEKILTIVNGKFGDRFHEIAKRYGDPVPLEYEWGDPIEPDDVRRIVEEEKDLKAVAMVHNETSAGITNPAPEIAEIARENDLLFIMDGVTSIGGIDVRVDEWGVDIAVLGSQKCLGMPPGLSMISVSERAMDRMVESPPLYMDLKAYKKSADKGQTPYTPALPLFYALDEAINIVMEEGVDARIRRHTHLASMVRDAVKEWGLELFPRLNDVSRYSNTVTAIKMPEGISADELRSRAKKMGVVIAGGQERLKGKIFRIGTMGNIREKDVLMVLEVVERVLRG, encoded by the coding sequence ATGGACCTTGAAGATGAGATTATAATGTTGCCAGGACCGGTTCCTGTTGCACCACGCATTTTGCGTGCGATGTCCCGTCCGATGATCAATCACAGAGGAGAAGAGTTCAAAGAGATCTTTGGACGGATTGAGAAGGGACTGAAAGAGATTATGCAGACAGAAAACGATGTTTTCGTGCTAAGTGGTTCTGGATCGTGCGCAATGGAAGCGGCGATCTCAAATATTATAAAAAATGAAAAGATACTCACGATCGTAAACGGAAAGTTTGGGGATCGATTTCATGAGATCGCAAAACGTTATGGCGACCCCGTCCCGCTTGAATATGAATGGGGAGACCCGATCGAACCTGACGATGTGAGAAGAATAGTTGAAGAAGAGAAAGATCTGAAGGCAGTAGCGATGGTTCACAACGAGACTTCTGCTGGGATCACCAATCCAGCGCCTGAGATTGCAGAGATTGCAAGAGAAAACGATCTACTCTTTATAATGGACGGTGTCACCTCGATCGGAGGGATAGATGTCAGAGTTGATGAATGGGGCGTTGATATCGCGGTTCTCGGGTCACAGAAGTGTCTTGGTATGCCTCCTGGTCTTTCAATGATCTCAGTTAGTGAACGCGCAATGGATAGAATGGTTGAATCTCCACCGCTTTACATGGATCTGAAGGCGTATAAGAAGTCAGCAGATAAGGGACAGACACCATACACACCTGCGTTACCGCTCTTTTATGCGCTGGATGAAGCGATCAATATTGTGATGGAAGAAGGAGTTGATGCCAGGATCAGGCGGCACACACACTTAGCTTCAATGGTGAGGGATGCTGTTAAGGAATGGGGGCTTGAACTCTTTCCGCGTCTCAATGATGTTAGCAGATATTCAAATACCGTCACAGCGATAAAGATGCCCGAGGGGATCAGTGCCGATGAGCTGAGAAGTCGTGCTAAGAAGATGGGAGTTGTGATTGCAGGCGGACAGGAGCGGTTGAAGGGCAAGATCTTCAGGATAGGTACGATGGGAAACATCCGTGAGAAGGATGTCCTGATGGTGCTTGAGGTTGTGGAGAGGGTGTTGAGGGGGTAG
- a CDS encoding protein containing DUF86: MKRTYRDYILDILSSIQEIEEFVEGMDFEEFVKDRKTVNAVIRSLEVMGEAVKKIPLEIREKYQEIPWKYIASMRDKLIHEYHGVDLEIVWEVIEKEIPPLKPKFEKILEELKG; the protein is encoded by the coding sequence ATGAAAAGAACATACAGGGATTACATACTGGACATCTTGTCATCTATTCAGGAAATTGAAGAATTTGTTGAGGGTATGGACTTTGAAGAGTTCGTAAAGGATAGAAAAACTGTAAATGCTGTTATTAGAAGTCTGGAAGTGATGGGCGAGGCTGTGAAGAAAATTCCTTTAGAAATCAGGGAGAAATACCAAGAAATTCCGTGGAAATACATTGCAAGTATGAGAGATAAATTGATTCATGAATATCACGGCGTTGATTTAGAAATTGTATGGGAAGTCATAGAAAAGGAAATTCCACCTCTCAAACCCAAATTTGAAAAAATATTGGAGGAGTTGAAGGGGTGA
- a CDS encoding GvpD protein: MAIPDEIIEFFKGEMGHTMLVKGEPGTGKTIFALTLLKELYGTNNGIYLSTRVDNTKLYADFPWISKVIPPKHIIDATQSEFEPVSTRENMDMDYFINTLKYSDRPTFLGNIYRMCDEFEVAVVVIDSWDAVLTQTGEVENREDLESLITDISSKASIDFILVSEYTYQDKLDYLVDSVITMKAEEIGGRAVRTLNINKLRGVRREHPAYLFSLEGGVFSSLKPFEFKYPSEHKRFEPIKDTPSYFSSGSEDLDDMLGGGYPLGSFVFLDIGADVAQDAFMNVLMQTVANFIHQENPVIMFPPGEVSPKGMKANAYLYGFEDRLNELMKFVEFTYLPDGDGFESEKYICSIEPGNLMDDVAKWRKLWNRLQEETGNPVLNTVGFDVFDYIYTNKDELLKLMSILARCTDDASSLTIAIGRDSTEEINRYLADISDMHLKLEALSGSIVIYGIKPRTELYYMSLDVSAGYPKVKLNPIV, translated from the coding sequence ATGGCAATACCTGATGAGATCATAGAGTTCTTCAAAGGCGAAATGGGACATACAATGCTTGTTAAAGGGGAGCCAGGGACAGGCAAGACAATCTTCGCATTAACCCTCCTGAAAGAACTTTACGGGACAAATAATGGGATTTATCTCTCAACAAGAGTCGACAATACCAAACTCTACGCTGATTTTCCATGGATCTCCAAGGTTATACCGCCAAAACATATCATAGATGCCACGCAATCAGAATTTGAACCAGTTTCAACTCGGGAAAATATGGATATGGACTATTTCATAAATACGCTTAAGTATTCTGATCGTCCAACCTTCCTTGGCAATATCTATCGCATGTGCGACGAGTTTGAGGTTGCAGTGGTCGTCATTGATAGCTGGGATGCGGTACTGACACAGACCGGGGAGGTTGAGAACAGAGAAGATCTTGAATCGCTGATCACCGATATTTCAAGCAAAGCGAGTATCGATTTTATCCTCGTGAGTGAGTACACATATCAGGATAAACTTGATTATCTGGTTGATAGTGTGATCACGATGAAGGCAGAGGAAATCGGTGGTAGGGCGGTCAGGACCCTCAACATCAATAAACTCAGAGGCGTGAGGCGAGAGCATCCTGCATATCTCTTCTCGCTTGAAGGAGGAGTCTTCAGCAGCCTTAAGCCATTCGAGTTTAAATATCCGTCAGAGCATAAGCGGTTTGAACCTATAAAGGATACACCATCTTACTTTTCATCAGGTTCAGAGGATCTTGATGATATGCTTGGTGGTGGTTATCCCCTTGGAAGCTTTGTATTTCTTGATATTGGGGCTGATGTTGCACAGGATGCCTTCATGAATGTTCTGATGCAGACGGTTGCAAATTTTATACATCAGGAAAACCCGGTTATAATGTTTCCCCCAGGTGAAGTGAGTCCAAAGGGAATGAAGGCAAACGCATACCTCTATGGTTTCGAGGATCGATTGAATGAACTTATGAAGTTCGTGGAGTTTACATATCTTCCTGATGGTGACGGATTTGAGTCAGAGAAATACATATGTTCGATTGAACCAGGAAATCTGATGGATGATGTTGCAAAATGGCGGAAGCTCTGGAACAGGCTACAGGAGGAAACTGGAAACCCTGTTCTCAACACAGTGGGATTTGATGTCTTTGATTACATATACACCAACAAAGATGAGTTACTGAAACTCATGAGTATCCTTGCAAGGTGTACTGATGATGCAAGTTCGCTCACAATCGCTATTGGAAGAGATAGCACAGAGGAGATCAACAGGTATCTGGCAGATATCTCAGATATGCATCTGAAGCTTGAAGCCCTCTCTGGATCGATCGTCATCTATGGAATAAAACCGAGAACAGAGCTTTACTACATGAGTCTCGACGTATCGGCTGGTTATCCAAAGGTGAAACTCAATCCGATCGTGTGA
- a CDS encoding chemotaxis protein CheY, protein MEKKKILIVDDAAPITAMMKEMIDETRYDVFIETTGERGIRAYEELKPDLVTMDIVMPSMNGVEAIKAIRAIDPEAKIVVITAIDMPNIINEAMEAGAVDYLVKPFSAKRLEKIFNKHLSD, encoded by the coding sequence ATGGAAAAAAAGAAGATTCTGATCGTTGATGATGCAGCTCCGATAACAGCGATGATGAAGGAGATGATAGATGAAACACGCTATGATGTTTTCATCGAGACCACGGGAGAGCGGGGCATCAGGGCATATGAAGAACTCAAACCAGACCTTGTAACGATGGATATTGTGATGCCATCAATGAACGGGGTTGAGGCGATAAAAGCCATCCGTGCGATCGATCCTGAAGCAAAGATCGTTGTTATAACCGCGATTGATATGCCAAACATCATCAATGAGGCGATGGAAGCAGGGGCCGTGGACTACCTCGTCAAGCCTTTTTCTGCAAAACGACTGGAGAAGATCTTCAACAAGCACTTGAGTGATTGA
- a CDS encoding Nucleotidyltransferase domain protein, whose product MPAIALKRFKTENEIKNNRWQKMKKSLDEIKEIIEKHKEELKEKYGVKEIGIFGSFVRGEAKEGSDVDILVEFEKPIGFFKFLELEEYLSNLIGGKVDLVSKKALKPHIGKYILEEVVTV is encoded by the coding sequence ATGCCCGCCATTGCCCTGAAAAGATTTAAAACCGAGAATGAAATAAAAAATAATAGGTGGCAAAAAATGAAAAAATCACTTGATGAGATAAAAGAAATTATCGAAAAACACAAGGAAGAGCTTAAAGAAAAGTATGGTGTTAAAGAAATTGGTATCTTCGGCTCTTTTGTGAGGGGAGAAGCGAAAGAGGGCAGTGATGTTGACATACTGGTTGAATTCGAAAAACCAATAGGATTCTTTAAATTTCTCGAACTGGAGGAATATCTGAGCAATTTGATAGGTGGAAAAGTAGACCTTGTATCTAAAAAAGCACTTAAGCCACACATTGGAAAATATATTCTTGAAGAGGTTGTAACAGTATGA